The DNA region CGAGGAAAATCTTGCGGCAGGCAACTTTGGGTGGAAACGATGGCTTCAGCAGCCATGGATGAGAACACGAGGCAATTCGGCGAGGAGAATTCGGGGCGTCGCCCTTGTCGTCTTTCGATCGCCAACTGCCTGGGCCCCAACCACCTGCAAGGCTATTGCTCCATCGCCGGATGGATGCAGCAGATGCTCGACCAGATGCTCGAAGGGATGCTCGTTTTGGACACCGCGTTCTCGATCGAGATCGTCAACCGCGCAGCGGCGGACATCTTCGGCTATCTTCCGGGCGAGCTCTTCGGCCGTCCCCTGGCCACGCTCCTGCACACGCCGGATCAGATCGTCCCCTCGTTCGGCCTGCCGCATCGGCCAGACGGGCATGCCTCCTTCGCCAGGGGGCGCCACGAGGCTCTTGGACGGCGGAAGAACGGGGAGGTGTTTCCCCTCGAGCTATCGCTTAGCCAATCGGCCGTGGAAGGGGGCTCCGCGATCACCGTCCTCGTGCGGGACCTGAGCGAACGGAGAGCCTTGGAACGGGCTCTCTTCGAAGCGGAAACGAACGAACGGCTGCGGATCGGACAGGACATCCACGACAGCCTCTGCCAGATGCTGATCGGAATCCACTACCAGGCGGAGCTCCTGCAATCGCGGCTCCGGGACCGTTCCCTGCCGGAATCGGCCCTCGCCTTGCGGATCGGGGAACTGGTGCGGGAAGCCGGCGACTGTGCGCGAACCCTTTCGCAAGGGCTGATGCCGCTGGCCATCTCGCCCGCCGAGTTGCCGCAGGCGCTCGCCGATTTCGCGCGAAAGAGCGAAGAGCGCTCGGGAATCCGCTGCCGTTTCGCGCTCCTCGGCCAGCCGTCGCTTCAGGATTCGGCCACCGCCGTCCACCTCTACCAGATTGCGCAGGAGGCGGTCCATAACGCCATCCGGCACGGAAGGCCCCGGCGGATCGAAATTGTCCTGGGCGAACGAGCCGATTCGACTTATCTTCTTGTGGCCGACGATGGGGAGGGGATGGGACCAAAAAGCGCGTCTCGCCCGGGCCTGGGTATGCGGTCGATGCGGTACCGAGCCGGACTCATCGGAGGCGTGATCCGCTTTGAATCGAAGCCGAAAGGAGGAGTTACCGTTCTCTGCACGGTTCCTGCCGGCAGGCGGAGGATGAAGAAAGGCAGCCGGAAATGAACGAGCCCAAGGGCAAGTCGGGACCGCCGAAAAAGGTGCTTATCGTGGACGACCATGCGCTGGTGAGCGAAGGGATCGCGCAGCTCATCGGCACGAAAGGAGGACTTACGGTCTGCGGAACCGCGGCGACCGCGCGCGAGGGATTCGATCTGGTCACAAAGACGAAGCCCGACTTGGTCATCGTCGATCTCTCTCTACCGGGGAAAAGCGGCTTGGAACTCATTAAGGATATCCACGCGGCTTATCCCGAGGTGGCGATCCTCACCCTTTCGATGCACGAGGAATCGATGTATGCGGAGCGGGCCCTCCGGGCAGGAGCCAGAGGCTATCTTATGAAGAGCGAGGGGGGGCAAAGGCTCCTCGAAGGCATTCAGCGCGTGCTCGAAGGCGGAATCTTCGTCAGCGAATCGGTCGCCTCCCGAGTCCTCGAGCGGTTTTCCGGTCGGCGGGCCAAGCCCACGCTAAACCCGGTGGAAGCGCTCAGCGACCGCGAGTTCGAGGTCTTCCTGCTTATCGGACGGGGATTCGCCACCCGACAGATCGCCGAACAGCTCCACTTGAGCGTCAAAACCGTCGAAGCCTACCGGGGCAGCCTCAAGGAAAAGCTCAAGCTCGCTTCCGGACCCGAGCTCGTCCACTACGCGATTTCCTGGCAGCATTCCCAGGCCATCCCCTCCGCCTGACGCTTTCGCCGGTATTTTTCCCGCACGCGGTCGCAATCTTCCTCTCATGGATGCGCCAAACTGGGTGAGCGAAGGCGTCCTCAAGTCCGCCCGCTCCCTCGGAGAAGCTTGCTGGCTGGCCGGCCTACTCGGACGGTTCACCTTTTGGGAGCCGATCGAACGGAGCTTCAGCAAACGGCTGCCCGCCAACGCCGCGCCCTTGACGGAGAGAGCCCTCGTCGCCTTCCTCGCCCTCGGGGCCATCCCGGTCTTGGCTTCCCTCATTCCCGCCTTCGGGAGAAGTCCCGCTCCGGCGACCTTCGGCGCCTTCCTTGGCGGGCTTTTCGGCTTCGGATTCCTCCTGTCCTTGCCCCTGCGGAAACCGACGGTTCCCTGGTCGGCCCTCCGATGGGCACTCTGGGGCTTGCTCGGGTGCACCCTCCTTCTTGATCCCGCCGGGAAGCCCGCCGCCCTCCCGGGGCCGGAAGCACCCCTGCTCTGGCGGGCGCTCCTGCGGCTTCTTCTCCTCTCCCTCTCCCTTTGGCTGGCTACCCTCCTTGCCGAGCTGCTGATCCTAACACCGGTCCTGGCGCGCACCGGCAGGCGCGATCCCTTCATTTTACTCCTCGGGACCGGATCGCTGGTGAACAGCTATGCGATCACCGTCTTCGGAGCGAGCGGGCTCGGGTTGGCCTGGCTGCTCGCCCTCCATCCCCTCTCTTCCTCTCTGGGCGCTTCGGGGTCGCTGGGGAAGGCGATCGGAGCTTTGGCGCTCTTCGCCCTCCTTCTTCGGTCTTTCCACCAGGTCTTGGCCGAGCCGGCGGCGACAGCCGTGCTGATGCGCCCCCGGGCCTGCCGCTCCCCGGAAGCCGCCCCATCCGCGTGTCGCCTCCCGCTCACCACCCATGCCCTCGAGCTCTTCGCCGTCGCCGGGACCCTGATCGCGGGCAACTTCCTGGCCGCGCAATCGGCGGCGAGCCCGCCTTCGGCCGTGGCGTTCCGGCGGATCGACCTTCTCTTCCTACCTCTGCTGGCTCTCCTCGCTGCCGGCGGCCATCGACTTTTCCGTTTCAGCCGGCAGCTTGTCGACGCCTGTCTCGATCTGCCGCCCGCCGAGGACCCCCGCCGGGTGCCCCCGGTGCTGGTCCAGCTCGGATGGCGGCAATGGCTCTGGGCTGGAGGGGTCTTTTCCCTGACCGCGCTGGCAATCCTGCTGGTGACAGGCCTTCCGCATTGAAAGGGAAAGCATCCGGCCGCCGCCTTTCCCGCTTGCCGCTCCCGGCCCGATCTGCTTTGCTCCATCCGTAGGCGTTCGCGCAAGCAGACCCGGACCGACCCCATTGTGTAGTGGTTAGCACACCACCCTTTCAAGGTGGTAGCACGGGTTCGAATCCCGTTGGGGTCGCGAGCCCCGGCGATACGCCGGGTGCTTGGCCCCGCAGCCGTGGCATCGAGCTCCTTGCGTTTTCCGAACGCGGCCGGAGGTGCCGCCGCGGCTTCGCGGCGAATCCGGAACAAGGGCGTTTCGTCCGCTATCGGCTTGAAGGCGATCGTTCCTTAAAAAGTGAGCACCGTCGCGCCCTCGCCGATACATCGCCGAATTTCCACGGCTCCTTTCACCAGCCTCGCCGGAAGCATCCGATCCGCCTCGACCCCGTAGGCTTCCAAGGAAACCTCGCAGGCCGTAATGTCGACTCCGCATCGGCGCAGGTGATCCAGCGCCTCCGCAATGATCGGAGGCGATTTCTGGTTCGAACGCAGCAATTCGACTCCCGGACCCAGCAAGAGAAACTCGACCTGGGTGTTCGGCTGATTCGCCAAAACTCCCGCCATGTGCAAAAGCGAATTCGCCCGCGGAAAGGCCTCTTTCCCCGTTGTTACCACGATCAGTAGCGCCTGCTTCGAGCTGGCTGCCGCCGGCCCTCCTGGATCCACACCGCTCTTACTCATGATCGGGAACCGTTCCTAAAACCATAGACAACCGTTCCCCTACCAGGGAAGATCGTCCAGGACGTCGGCCGAACAGTGCTGCCGACGGTTCGCGTGCCGGGGTTTCGCCGGCAAAGCCCGCGTAGCGCCCAATGCCCGCGATTTCGGGAGCAGAGGCGCGGGAGGCAAGCGATTGCCTCCCGACCGGGCATGCGCTGCATGCGCCGCTTTGAGCCCCTTCCGAACGACCGCCCAGAACGACCATACATGCTTCGTCCGATTCCTCGCGGGTAGGGCGAAGGTGAGATGGCCGCCATTGCGGGTCGGCACGACCGCCTCCCGCACGGACGGGCGCTCGGATAGGCCCAATCCTCTCCGGGCGACGGCGTAGGCCGCGCCCTGGTGAGAACCGATGCCATGACGGCGCGCGTGGTTGACCGCGCCGATCACGGAAGTGTAGGCCGGGTCGACTTCGATCCATTTGACTCCGGCACGAAAGGAAGCCGCCTTGAGCATGGAGATCGTCTTGGCGTAGGCGAAGGATGAGAGCGAGCGAGCCCGGACGCCATCGACCGCCTCCAGCTCGGCCCTCCGCTTGCGAAGATCCAATCGCTCGATCACGAGCGGCTTGCCCGATTCGGCGCAGGCCCGGGCGATCTGCCGGCACGCATCGCCGATCGCGGCTTTCGCTTGCTCCTCGCTCTTCCCATAGAGATGCAATCCGATCCGGCGGACTTCCACGAGGTTGCCGAAGCGGTCGGTTTCGGCTACGGCCAGATGGTCCTCGTTCATGTCGATGCCAATCGCCCCAGCCAGATGGCTCGTCCTCAATAAGACCGGTTGCGCCTCGACGCTTGCGAACAGCCGCCAGCCCTTCCGGTCCCGCACGAAGCGGTAGCTTACGGCAGCTCCCTCCCGCTTGCGGAAGAGCTTCCCCGTCTTGGTTTGTGCGGTCACGACCCGGCCGGCGGAGAGGGCCTGGAGGATTTCCTCCTGGCCGTAGGCCAAGCGCACGCCCTCGAGCACCAGGTGTTTGCTCGTGCTTCCCCATCCGTACGGCAGCCGCAACCGCAGCCGCAGGCTGCCGTCCGGAGCGACTGCGGCTTGGCAGGACTGGTTGCCCGAGGCCTCGTCCTTCGATCCGAGCACGAAGAACTGGCTGCTCCGCTCCGCCTGCCAATCCTTCTTCCATGCGGCATGGTCCGCATAGCCGTTCTCTTCCCGGGAAAACTGCTTGCGGAAGAGGCGTCGGGAACCGAAACAGAGCCGGACCCGGCCGGACTCCTGATCGGCCAGAAGCGCCTCGAGCTTCGCCCGCAGGACGGCAAGCCGCCGCTTTTTCTGGTGCACGACATTCGATCCCGGATGCTTCTTCTCCAGCCGGCCGACCGCCTCTTCCGCTTTCCGGATCCGCCATTTGGCTTCCTCGATCAACTCGGGCCGCCTTTCCCGGATCGAGGCGATCTTGCCCTCAAGCTCGACCCGAATGGCGTTGAGCTGCCGGGCGGTGAGGCCGAATCGGCGCAGGAACGACCGCTTGAGCTCGTTTAGGGGAACGCCCGCCCGCATCCTGGCCAAAAGAGTCCGCTGCGCCCGCCCGTAGAGCGCCGTATAGGCGTCAAGACACGAAGTCTGCTCATGCGTCAACCTCAACCGGGTCTGGTAGGTGAAAACAGGGCGCTTACTCATGGATCGCTTCAAGCGCCTTCTCGGCGCGGTCCTGAGCGGATCGCTTCCCGTAAAGCCTGGCACACATCGAAACGATGACCTCATGCAGGTCGCCCACGATGTCATCAGTCCTGTCGTCCGACTCCACCACCAGGACCGATCGGCTCTGCGCGGCCAATGCCGCTTCCACGTACTCCAAGCCGAAGCGCATCAGCCGGTCGCGATGCTCGACCAGGATGACGCCGATATTGGGATCACGGAGCAGCTCGATCAGGCCCTTCCGATGGACGTTCATTCCGGAGCCGACCTCCTTGACGGCCTTGACGATCGGCAACCGTTTGCTTGAGCGCGAACTCGGTCAGCCGAGCCAATTGCCGGTCCAGATCCGCTTTCTGATCGGAGCTCGATACCCGTGCGTAAAGGGCGACCCCATTGGGTTGTGAGGGCTCCGCATGCACGATCACCGTTCCGGTCGGCAACTGCTCGGCCGGGACGGGCAAACGCCCTTCCTTCCACATCCGCCAAGCTGTCTTGTAGCAAATGCCCTGCCGCTTGGCCCAGACACTCAACTTCACTCGGACATACTGCCATTAAACTTGCTATGTGTCCATATATTTTTTAGCTGCTGGCAACCCCTTAGTGGATTGGTGGCGACAGGACCACTGCTCTCGCGGGATCTACTCAGCTTCGCTGCGGTGGCGCATCGTTCCCGCCACCCTACCATTGCTAGCCTTGTTAGCCCGCGTATCTTATATATAAGCGCGAAACGCACCCTTCGGAGAAACGAAGCGATGACACACAGCGCACCCCTCAAGACCTTGGGCGCCCAGTCGGCCAGGCTGGTAACTGAGCTCCACGAGCGGAGACGAATGATCTTCCGTCTGGACGATGTCCGGGAGATCACGGGATTGTCCAGGAACTCCGCCAGAAGCCTTACGCACAAGCTCGTGGCTCGCGGCGTGGCCGATCGGCTCAGATCAGGCCTCTACATCCTGGCGCCGTCCGAGACCGGCGAGCATCATTATTTCGGAGATCCCTTCGTCGTCGCCCGCGAGCTCATGCGCGGGGAGGATTACTACATATCGCATGGCAGCGCTCTGGAATTTCACAACATGACGACGCAGCCTCAACTGGTGATTACGGTCAGCATACCACATCCCAGACGGGCTATATGGATTTCCGGAGTGGAATTTCGCTTCGTGCGCTGCCCTCGCGAGCACTTCTTCGGAATCGTCGAGGATTGGTCAACCGCGGAGGAGAAGGTGCGCGTAAGCGATCTGGAGAAGACGGTCGTCGACGGGCTCAAGCAGCCACAGCACTGCGGCGGGCTGACGGAAGTGGCCAAGGGCCTCTGGATGCGGCGTGATGACATCAGCGTTGACCGCCTCATCCAGTACGCTCAAAGGCTCGGCGTCGGAGCCGTCGCGCGCCGGCTGGGGTATGTGCTGGAGACCTATGAGATGGCGTCGGAGACGGATCTGGCCCGCCTGCGCGCCGGCTTGACCGAGACTTACGTGCTTGTCGATCCAATCCGCCCGCGCGAGGGGAGACGCCTGCATCGGTGGCGTCTCGTCTTGAACGTCGAGCCGGAAGAACTTGTCGCGGTTGTCAGCACGTAATCATGATCACTTGTCGCGCTCTTTCGGAGATCTCAAAACGCATATCCAAGCAAGGCGGCCGGCAGATCGCGGAAGGCGTCTTGGAGCACGATTACTGCCTCGCGTGGATTCTCGTCGGGATTGCGCGCAGCCCGTTGCGCGACATCCTCGCGTTCAAGGGAGGGACGGCGCTTAAGAAGTGCTACTTCGCGGACTACCGGTTTTCCGCGGATCTCGACTTCACCTTGCTTAAGGAAACGCCATGGGCGGAAATCCAGTCTCTCCTCGCGACAGTGGCTAACGATGTGGAGCGCGCATCCGGCATGGAGATCCGCTTCGACCGTCTCGACCGTTCCTAAAACCATAGACAACCGTTCCCCTACCAGGGAAGATCGTCCAGGACGTCGGCCGAACAGTGCTGCCGACGGTTCGCGTGCCGGGGTTTCGCCGGCAAAGCCCGCGTAGCGCCCAATGCCCGCGATTTCGGGAGCAGAGGCGCGGGAGGCAAGCGATTGCCTCCCGACCGGGCATGCGCTGCATGCGCCGCTTTGAGCCTCTTCCGAACGACCGCCCAGAACGACCATACATGCTTCGTCCGATTCCTCGCGGGTAGGGCGAAGGTGAGATGGCCGCCATTGCGGGTCGGCACGACCGCCTCCCGCACGGACGGGCGCTCGGATAGGCCCAATCCTCTCCGGGCGACGGCGTAGGCCGCGCCCTGGTGAGAACCGATGCCATGACGGCGCGCGTGGTTGACCGCGCCGATCACGGAAGTGTAGGCCGGGTTGATCTCGACCACTTCAACACCAGCGCGAAAAGAGGCCGCCTTGAGCATCGCGATCGTCTTGGCGTAGGCGAAAGAAGAGAGCGAGCGAGCCCGAACGCAATCGACCGCCTCCAGCTCGGCCCTCCGCTTGCGAAGATCCAATCGCTCGATCACGAGCGGCTTGCCTGCTTCAACGCAGGACTGTGCGATGTCCCGGCACGCATCGCCGATCGCGGCTTTCGCCTGCTCCTCGCTCTTGCCATAGAGGGATAATCCGATCCGGCGGACTTCCACGAGGTTGCCGAAGCGGTCGGTTTCGGCTACGGCCAGATGGTCCTCGTTCATGTCGATGCCAATCGCCCCAGCCAGATGGCTCGTCCTCAATAAGACCGGTTGCGCCTCGACGCTTGCGAACAGCCGCCAGCCCTTCCGGTCCCGCACGAAGCGGTAGCCCACGGCAGCTCCCTCCCGCTTGCGGAAGAGCTTCCCCGTCTTGGTTTGTGC from Methylacidimicrobium sp. AP8 includes:
- a CDS encoding PAS domain S-box protein, which translates into the protein MDENTRQFGEENSGRRPCRLSIANCLGPNHLQGYCSIAGWMQQMLDQMLEGMLVLDTAFSIEIVNRAAADIFGYLPGELFGRPLATLLHTPDQIVPSFGLPHRPDGHASFARGRHEALGRRKNGEVFPLELSLSQSAVEGGSAITVLVRDLSERRALERALFEAETNERLRIGQDIHDSLCQMLIGIHYQAELLQSRLRDRSLPESALALRIGELVREAGDCARTLSQGLMPLAISPAELPQALADFARKSEERSGIRCRFALLGQPSLQDSATAVHLYQIAQEAVHNAIRHGRPRRIEIVLGERADSTYLLVADDGEGMGPKSASRPGLGMRSMRYRAGLIGGVIRFESKPKGGVTVLCTVPAGRRRMKKGSRK
- a CDS encoding response regulator transcription factor; translation: MNEPKGKSGPPKKVLIVDDHALVSEGIAQLIGTKGGLTVCGTAATAREGFDLVTKTKPDLVIVDLSLPGKSGLELIKDIHAAYPEVAILTLSMHEESMYAERALRAGARGYLMKSEGGQRLLEGIQRVLEGGIFVSESVASRVLERFSGRRAKPTLNPVEALSDREFEVFLLIGRGFATRQIAEQLHLSVKTVEAYRGSLKEKLKLASGPELVHYAISWQHSQAIPSA
- a CDS encoding DsrE family protein; the encoded protein is MSKSGVDPGGPAAASSKQALLIVVTTGKEAFPRANSLLHMAGVLANQPNTQVEFLLLGPGVELLRSNQKSPPIIAEALDHLRRCGVDITACEVSLEAYGVEADRMLPARLVKGAVEIRRCIGEGATVLTF
- a CDS encoding transposase, translating into MSKRPVFTYQTRLRLTHEQTSCLDAYTALYGRAQRTLLARMRAGVPLNELKRSFLRRFGLTARQLNAIRVELEGKIASIRERRPELIEEAKWRIRKAEEAVGRLEKKHPGSNVVHQKKRRLAVLRAKLEALLADQESGRVRLCFGSRRLFRKQFSREENGYADHAAWKKDWQAERSSQFFVLGSKDEASGNQSCQAAVAPDGSLRLRLRLPYGWGSTSKHLVLEGVRLAYGQEEILQALSAGRVVTAQTKTGKLFRKREGAAVSYRFVRDRKGWRLFASVEAQPVLLRTSHLAGAIGIDMNEDHLAVAETDRFGNLVEVRRIGLHLYGKSEEQAKAAIGDACRQIARACAESGKPLVIERLDLRKRRAELEAVDGVRARSLSSFAYAKTISMLKAASFRAGVKWIEVDPAYTSVIGAVNHARRHGIGSHQGAAYAVARRGLGLSERPSVREAVVPTRNGGHLTFALPARNRTKHVWSFWAVVRKGLKAAHAAHARSGGNRLPPAPLLPKSRALGATRALPAKPRHANRRQHCSADVLDDLPW
- a CDS encoding type IV toxin-antitoxin system AbiEi family antitoxin, with product MTHSAPLKTLGAQSARLVTELHERRRMIFRLDDVREITGLSRNSARSLTHKLVARGVADRLRSGLYILAPSETGEHHYFGDPFVVARELMRGEDYYISHGSALEFHNMTTQPQLVITVSIPHPRRAIWISGVEFRFVRCPREHFFGIVEDWSTAEEKVRVSDLEKTVVDGLKQPQHCGGLTEVAKGLWMRRDDISVDRLIQYAQRLGVGAVARRLGYVLETYEMASETDLARLRAGLTETYVLVDPIRPREGRRLHRWRLVLNVEPEELVAVVST
- a CDS encoding nucleotidyl transferase AbiEii/AbiGii toxin family protein, giving the protein MEHDYCLAWILVGIARSPLRDILAFKGGTALKKCYFADYRFSADLDFTLLKETPWAEIQSLLATVANDVERASGMEIRFDRLDRS
- a CDS encoding transposase, encoding MSCTRKKRRLAVLRAKLEALLADQESGRVRLCFGSRRLFRKQFSREENGYADHAAWKKDWQAERSSQFFVLGSKDEASGNQSCQAAVAPDGSLRLRLRLPYGWGSTSKHLVLEGVRLAYGQEEILQTLSAGRVVIAQTKTGKLFRKREGAAVGYRFVRDRKGWRLFASVEAQPVLLRTSHLAGAIGIDMNEDHLAVAETDRFGNLVEVRRIGLSLYGKSEEQAKAAIGDACRDIAQSCVEAGKPLVIERLDLRKRRAELEAVDCVRARSLSSFAYAKTIAMLKAASFRAGVEVVEINPAYTSVIGAVNHARRHGIGSHQGAAYAVARRGLGLSERPSVREAVVPTRNGGHLTFALPARNRTKHVWSFWAVVRKRLKAAHAAHARSGGNRLPPAPLLPKSRALGATRALPAKPRHANRRQHCSADVLDDLPW